A single Garra rufa chromosome 9, GarRuf1.0, whole genome shotgun sequence DNA region contains:
- the LOC141343286 gene encoding uncharacterized protein: protein MAIVTGQMALGEIYCTIDISKTRRFSKTGFLFFLLLQMSLLSKVWSENTTDSPTTTLPTVTMSSTMSEPASQSSTTMNPGSVSSATSDPSSTMATLGSTVTETLVTSTQSTAINTATTPTLTGNSTDTVNTSSETYPALSCPAFDCTTDCYTQFMNMTAKSCNSSKYFCQIMKQDAGYSVSCSASCGVSCGNATLSNCSVNCCNTTNCLNNTLLGMFSSVSTTVATTTSTTTSTTIKATVTTTQASNGKKCHNIKCTGAACYKSFTAASNAVMCPVGQDYCMLQKISATTESWQAGCSIDCRKMTACTSTSTSSSTTACCLECCNATTTASCLKLTGDVNMPSSATRGLHCPTLLTASLLLLWIVKVFT from the exons ATGGCAATTGTGACAGGTCAG ATGGCGCTGGGAGAAATATATTGCACTATCGATATAAGCAAAACTCGGAGGTTTTCGAAAACAG GCTtcctgttttttcttttattgcaAATGAGTCTGCTCTCTAAAGTGTGGTCAGAAAACACAACGGATAGTCCCACAACCACTCTGCCAACAGTTACAATGTCATCTACAATGTCAGAACCTGCAAGCCAGAGTTCAACAACTATGAATCCAGGAAGCGTGTCTTCTGCTACCTCTGACCCGTCATCAACTATGGCCACATTAGGCTCTACTGTGACAGAAACTTTAGTCACTAGCACACAGAGCACTGCTATTAACACTGCTACTACTCCTACCTTAACTGGCAATAGTACAGACACAG TGAATACATCTTCAGAAACTTACCCTGCG CTATCCTGTCCAGCATTTGATTGCACGACGGATTGTTACACCCAGTTCATGAACATGACGGCGAAGTCTTGCAATTCCAGCAAATACTTCTGTCAG ATAATGAAACAGGACGCAGGTTACTCTGTCAGCTGCAGTGCCTCATGTGGCGTGTCCTGCGGGAACGCGACTCTCAGTAATTGCTCCGTGAATTGTTGCAACACAACCAACTGCCTCAACAACACTCTGCTTGGCATGTTCAGTTCAGTCAGTACCACAG TAGCCACAACAACATCTACTACTACATCCACAACTATAAAGGCCACAGTTACAACTACCCAAGCAAGCAAT GGCAAGAAGTGTCATAATATCAAGTGTACTGGGGCAGCGTGTTACAAAAGCTTTACTGCCGCCAGTAATGCGGTGATGTGTCCAGTTGGTCAGGACTACTGCatg CTACAAAAGATATCTGCTACCACAGAGAGCTGGCAGGCGGGTTGCAGTATAGATTGCAGAAAGATGACAGCTTGTACAAGCACAAGCACAAGCTCAAGCACTACTGCCTGTTGCTTGGAGTGCTGCAATGCCACTACAACCGCCTCATGCCTCAAACTGACGGGGGACGTGAACATGCCCAGCTCCGCCACCAGGGGTCTTCACTGTCCCACTCTGCTCACTGCCTCCTTGCTGCTCCTCTGGATAGTCAAAGTCTTTACTTGA